In Parasegetibacter sp. NRK P23, a single genomic region encodes these proteins:
- a CDS encoding FAD-binding domain-containing protein, with translation MDHFPTNYTDILKILDAIDPVAYGKTRNYLSGKVTRLSPYISRGVISTKLVAEKLLARGCSFPEIEILLKELAWRDYFQQVWIALGDNIDTDIRQPQPAVRNHGMPLMITMANTGIAALDEGIKALYETGYMHNHLRMYVSSLACNIAGSHWQTPARWMYYHLLDADHASNTLSWQWVAGSFSAKKYFANQENINKYCGTMQNGTLLDVSYEELNHLSIDIPAAEDFQLPPTVLPETPGVLLNHELPTYIYNFYNLDPAWGTAEPANRILLLEPSFFERYPVSAKTMEFILELAKNIEGIKVFSGEFNALGKMGNVRGFQYKEHPTTRHYNGTVHPRDWLFPKTTGYFPSFFSFWNKCDKKEYGYSKRAGA, from the coding sequence ATGGACCACTTCCCCACCAACTATACCGACATATTGAAAATCCTCGACGCCATTGATCCGGTGGCCTACGGGAAAACAAGGAATTATCTTTCCGGAAAAGTAACGCGGTTATCGCCCTATATTTCCCGTGGGGTCATTTCCACGAAGCTGGTGGCCGAAAAACTACTCGCCCGCGGATGTAGCTTTCCTGAAATTGAAATACTGCTGAAAGAACTTGCCTGGCGCGATTACTTCCAGCAGGTATGGATAGCACTTGGTGACAACATTGATACCGATATCAGACAACCTCAACCCGCTGTGCGGAACCATGGAATGCCGCTTATGATTACAATGGCCAACACCGGGATCGCAGCCCTTGACGAGGGCATAAAGGCATTGTATGAAACAGGCTATATGCACAACCACCTGCGCATGTACGTGTCATCCCTTGCCTGCAATATCGCGGGCAGCCATTGGCAAACGCCCGCCCGCTGGATGTATTACCACCTGCTGGATGCCGACCACGCCAGCAATACACTGAGCTGGCAATGGGTGGCCGGAAGTTTCAGTGCTAAAAAATATTTCGCCAACCAGGAAAACATTAATAAATACTGCGGTACCATGCAAAACGGTACACTACTGGATGTTTCTTATGAGGAATTGAATCACCTGTCCATAGATATACCTGCTGCGGAAGATTTTCAGCTTCCGCCCACCGTACTGCCCGAAACGCCGGGCGTACTACTCAACCATGAACTTCCCACCTATATCTATAACTTTTACAACCTCGATCCCGCCTGGGGAACAGCGGAACCCGCCAACCGGATATTATTGCTGGAACCGTCTTTTTTCGAGCGCTACCCGGTAAGCGCGAAAACCATGGAATTTATATTGGAACTGGCGAAAAATATTGAAGGCATCAAGGTATTCAGCGGGGAATTTAACGCCTTAGGCAAGATGGGCAATGTAAGGGGATTTCAGTACAAAGAACACCCCACCACCCGGCATTACAACGGCACGGTGCATCCCCGAGACTGGCTATTCCCCAA